The genomic DNA TGATGACAAACCCCATGAACAGTCCCGAGAAAATTTCCCCTAGCGGCATGCGCGAAATGGGAATCGGGCCAAAGGAATACAGAATACCTACGGCAAATGACAAACCTCCGAGCAAGAGCAGCAGTAGTCCGACCTTCAGAAACAACAAGATGCCTGCACCTACGGCCAGCGTCAGCAGAATCGCGATGACCGCAACCACGGCGGACGGTTTGATGTTGTACTGTACAATCGCATTATGAACTTCATAGCCGTAGCCGTGCTTCTTAACCGCCTTGCGGTAATCGTAATAATTGTTGATCGCCGTCGTTGCCATATCGAAGCTCAGCAGGGAAACCAGCATCAATCCAAAATGGGAGGCATTGAACTGCTGAAACCGGAACAAAGCATACACCGTGCCAAGCAAGAATGGAATCATACTGGCGGCTTTCGTTTGAATTTCCACCAGCTTCAAAAACTTTTGAATCGCCATAGTACCCCCCTTTTAGACCATCTATAGTTTTGTTTCCAAATTAGTCTGATCTTTAAAAAGAGGATATCTCATATTTTAAATATTTTCTGTTTCATAAGTCATTGACACGCATCCATTTTTCATTCCATAGTCCCATTATCCTGACCGTTATGACCGCTGTTTTCCGCGTAAAAAAAGGGTTTTCCCCGAACTATGCCGAAATGTAGGTATTACGGATTATTATTTCCTCCGGGGGAGGACCACATGATGACCATAAGAAGACATTTCTCTTATACAACAGGCATCATCTTTCTAGCGGGACTCGGGCTGGCACTGCTCAGTGAGTATCATCCTCTTCACTTGATCTTCGGTATTTCGCTCGTATTTACGAATTTGGTGCTGCTTCTGCTCACCCGTCTGTATGGCGCAGGCTGGGGGCTGTTCACTGCTACGCTTGTCTATGCCGCTTCCATTTTCGTGTGGGGCAATCCGCTGTTTCAAGGGGTTCTATGGTTAGAGATTGTCTTTTTGTGCCTTTCAACACATTGGGGGAAACGCATTCGAACGACCATCGGAGCGGACTTCATTTTCTGGGTCGCGGCGGGTATCCCGCTTTTCTTCCTACTATATTATTTATCCTACCGCAGCCTTTCGATCGAGACATGGCTAATAGCGGCCATCTACATCTCGAATGGATTGTTCAACGTACTGGTCGCAGATGCGATTTGGGAATACCTCCCGAGTAAGTATTTTTACATCCACCGGGCGGACAGGGACAAGCCCATATATCTGAACAAGCTGCTGTACCATATCTTATTTCTTGCTATTGCCCTGCCATTTGTGTTCTACCTGCTCATGAACAGCAGAAATACATATGATTCCGTTCGCTATAACTCACTGCAGGTGGCTCTGCATACGTCAAGCAGCATTTCTAGCGAGCTCGATCGCTGGAGCCCGGATGACATCCGCAGGCTCGAACATCCTGGCAAAGGCGGTCTCGAGGAACTACAGCGTGTGATTGAATTCTTCTCGGCCGATCGGAGCTATCATATTATGGTGCTCGATCCGCGGCATGAACAAATCGTTGCAGATAGCGGAAATGATTCCCCTCAGCACTCGGTAACCCAGCTGCTGCCTTTGCCGACCAACTCGGTGATCCAGGGAGATTTATACCTGCATATGCCTGAGAAGCGGCTGCGATTGCTGCCGAATCAGGAATGGCAGGAAGCCAGCTACATTTACGGAACGACCCTAAAGCGCGTACCCTTCATTCTGTACGTGATGGTTCCTCTGCAGCCGTATCAGGAGCAAATCTACAGCCAGTACTTGACGCAGTTCATTTATTTTCTGCTGTTCATGATCGCGGCCGCGGTGGCCAGCAGATGGGTTACCCGCCGCCTGGTTCGGGGACTGTCAGAGCTTGCCGACATTACGACTGGACTGCCTAGCAAGGTGTATCATTCGCGCAGCCTCGAATGGCCAGAGAGCCGGATTTATGAGATCCGTTCGCTGACCGTGAACTTCCGGCAGATGACCAATAAATTGCTGAGCATGTTCCAGGAGTCGCTCACGAGCAACCAGCTTCTCCAGGAACAGACCTTCCAGCTGCAGCAATCCGAGAAGAAGCTGCAGGAGCTGGCCTATTACGATGGCCTGACCGGACTGCCCAACCGTCTGCATTTTACGGAGTATATCGGTTCCCTTGGCATTCATTACGGTCCAGAGCATTCCTTTGCCGTCATGTTTGCCGATTTAAACCGCTTTAAGCAGATCAACGATACTTTAGGCCATGAGACGGGAGATATTCTCCTGCAAAAGGTAGCCTCCCGCTTCTCGCTGCTGGTTAGCGACCAGCTCCGCGTGTTCAGGCTTAGCGGGGATGAGTTCGTCTTTGTCTATCATTTTCATGATACCGCTTCCGTTCAGCAGGCCGCTCAAGCAATCTGCGATGCGCTTAACGAGCCCGTTACGATCAACGACATCGTCCTGTACGTCTCCGTAAGTATTGGGATTAGCATCTATCCTTACGATGGCGATAATCTGGACTTAATTATGCGCAATGCGGATATCGCTATGTACGTAGCCAAAGAGCAAGGGGACAGCAGTTATCATTTCTATGATCAAATGATCGAGAACCAGCGCTCCGAGAACATGAAGCTGGAGAACAGCTTGCGCAGCGCCCTTCTGACGGGTCAGTTCTCCCTGAATTATCAGCCGAAAATCGACGCTCATACAGGCCGCATCAGCGGTGCCGAGGCATTGATTCGCTGGGTTCATCCGGCATACGGATTCGTTCCTCCAGACAAATTCATACCCCTGGCCGAAACGTCGGGCATTATTATGGATATCGATGAGTGGGTCGTCACTGAGGCATGCCGCCAGAATAAAGTCTGGCAGGAGCAAGGACTCCCGCGGTTCCCGATCGCGGTCAACCTTTCTGCACGGCATTTCTATCAAGGCAATTTGATCGGAATGATTTCCCGCGTACTGAAGAAGACCCGGCTGGATCCACGGGATCTCATCCTCGAAATCACCGAAGGCTCGCTGATCAAAAGCGCGGAATATGTCATCAAGGTCATGGCGGATTTGCGGGCAATGGGTATCACCATTTCCCTGGACGACTTTGGCACCGGCTACTCCTCCCTGAGCCAGCTCCAGCGTCTGCCGATCCACGAGATGAAGCTCGACCGCTCGTTCATCCAGGGGCTCGCCCATGATCCGAAGAAATCGGCCATTGTGCGCGCCGTCATCGAGCTCGGCCATCATATGGAGCTGAATATTGTGGCCGAAGGAATCGAATCGCAGGAGGAGCTTCACTACCTGCGGAACCTGAAATGCGATCAATTCCAAGGCTATCTGTTCAGCGGCCCACTGCGGGAGAAGGAGTTTGCCCGGTTCGTGAAGCAATGGAACGGAAGCAAATGGATCGGGTGACCCGCAAAAGCAAAACAAACAAAACCTCGCCGCTCGGCGAGGTTTTAACTTATAATTCCGCGTTTATGCTTCATGCGAAGCCACGCCTTCCTGCTGCGATAAATACTGCCGCACCCGGCTCTTCTTCGCCCCGTACATCGCTTCATCCGCCTGCCGGATCATTTCCTCCAGGTCCCCGGTGCCGCTTGGCGCCACACTGAAACCGATACTCGCACCGGCGGTCAGCCGATAACCCTGATACAAATACCCTTCGGACAGGCTCGCTTTAATGCGGTCAGCCACCTTAACCACCCGGGTTTCGTCTATGTCTACCAGCAGCACGAGAAACTCGTCGCCGCCGAGGCGGCATACCATATCCTGCTCACGCACAATGCCGGTCAGTCTATTCGCAATGTCCTTTAACAGCAAATCCCCTGCATCATGGCCAAAAGTGTCGTTCACTTCCTTGAAATCATTCAGATCGATAAATAGAACCGCCAGCGAAAACTTTCCCTGACTTGCATATTCTTCGAACCGCTTGCTGAACAGCGTACGGTTTGGCAGCCCCGTCAGCTCGTCATGGTAAGCCAGATGCTCAATCTTCTCCTCCATCTGCTTCCGGTCGGTAATATCGATCATGACGCCTTCAAGACGTACCATATGGTTCAAATGGTTAAAATACGGCGTGCCGCGGTTTTGCACCCATTTTACCGTGCCGTTGCGGCAGATAATGCGGTATTCGCTTACCGCGCTGCGCCGGCCGATAATCATCTCCTGCTGAAACTTATGAAACTGCTCCTCATCCTCGGGGTATACCAATTCATCGAACTGATTGGAATTGCTTCTGAACGACTTGGCGGAGAAGCCAGTCAATTGCTCGAAGCCATCCGACACATCGGCCTTCATCGTGCTTAAATCAAGCGTCCAAATGCCGATAGAGACGCTGTCCAGAATCGTTCTCAGCCGTTCTTCGCTTTGTCCCGCCCGGCGCCAAAGATTGCGCGTAAGCTTCGTATGAATCACCGAAAAGGCTGTAATAAACACGCCGTAAGAGATTAAATAAGACACTTCCCTGCCCTGCAGACCAGGAAAAAGCACCTCCGAGTAGGCAAAGAAAAAATACACCGAAGAGAGGATAAATAGAATCCCGGAGAGGAGCACCGCCCGAAAGTCATGATAAAATAAGCTCAGAAGAGGTGCAAGGGCCATGAATATAAAATTCGGCAGATAAGGATCGCCTGTGATCAAAAAGTAGAAGAACACAAAGAGGAAACACACAGTCAGCAGCATGGTGAAAGAGGCCCAGCGTTTCTGCAGCACTACCCCTGTCAGGAGCGCAAGCAGAATCAGTCCGACCAGAGGATATACGGGAGCCAGCTTCCCTTCGACAATCAGGTTAATGATATTGGCAATGGCAAAAAATCCCCATAATATTTTCAGCATCAGCATGTTTTTTTGATGGATGAGTTCAGCTTCTTTATGCATTCATTTCACTCTTTCCTTGAATAGGCATAATGAACTACGTGTTAAATTATAGTATACCTGATCAGCATTTTTTTGCTAGACGCATCTTAAGAAATGGACATCATTGACAACGGACAGCGCCCCATCCCGCTTCTTCGGCTGGATGGGGCGCTGTGTCTACCTTCTATCTATTTGGGCTTAGCTTGCTGCTGAGGATATGCATCTTACGGTATATATTGCTGCACCATTTCGACGATAAGGCCGTCCTTCACCGTAATATGGAAAGGAAAGTCGCGGACATCGATCCATTCGGTATTCTGGAGAATGTTCTTGAATTGCTCCAAAGAAACCAACTCGCCCCAACGAATATCCATGTCCTCCACATCCCCCGTACGGTCATAGATCTGCATGAGGATTTTGACATCCTGCGCCACCTTGTAGCTAGTCAGCTCATGATCCTCATTTACGATATAGTATCCGTCCGGCGGCCCATCAATTCCTGCGTCCGGTTCATGCTCCAGAAAGGCCTGTTCAGCGGCCTCCCCTTCGTACCACTGGATTTCATCCGCAACCAGCTCATGTTTGCCGTTCGCCACAGTGTTCAACTGCTCAATATACACGACCTTGGTGTCAGGCGTCTGCTCGACCGGCGCATATCGCGGCTCCGCTGCCCCCGAACTGGACGTACTAAACGAAGACATCACGACGATAAGGACTAAAGGGATCATTACAGCCAGCCATTTTTTCAACATTGCGTTCTCCCGCCTTTCAAGTCTTCGAGACATATATAGTTCAAAGTCTATACCCTTTTATAACCATTTTCAGGTCGTTCAAACTAAAATGAAATGATTTCATCCTAATTATATGTTTTGGCGGGAGCAAAAGGGTCTCAATTATGTTAAAAGGGATGACAATATTTTATTTATTTCATTCATCAATGCGCCGGAAAAAACGCCAGCTGGACGATGAAGATGAACCCGAAAATGTAGAGCAGCGGGTGAACCTCTCTGCCCTTCCCGCTAACGAGCTTCAGAACCGGGTAGGTAATGAAGCCGACCGCAATTCCCGTGGCGATGCTGGCCGTGAGCGGCATCATTAACAGAATGGCGAAGGCCGGGAAAGCCTCGTCGAATTTTTTCCATTGAATTCTTGCCAGCCCTTCCATCATGAAGCAGCCCACGATAATAAGCGCCGGCGCCGTTATTGCCGGAAGCGAGGATATCGCCCCAACAAGCGGGGAAATAAACATGGACAGCGCCAGCAAAACTGCCACAACGAGCGAGGTCAACCCGGTTCGCCCGCCTGCGGCCACGCCCGTGGTCGATTCGATGTAGGCCGTCGTCGGGCTCGTCCCGAACAACGAGCCTACGGTCGTTGCAGTCGCGTCGGCAAGCAGAGCGGACTTGGCTCGCGGAAACTCGCCGTTCTTCATCGCTCCCGTCTGCTCGGCTACTCCGATCAACGTACCGGTCGTATCAAAGAGCGTGACAAGCAGGAAGGCGAACACCGTCGCATACAACCCCTGGCTGAATACGCCGGGCACATCCATGTCAAAGAACACGGGAGCCGGCGGGGAAGAGACAAAGCCGTCAAAGGTCAGCTGATGCGTAAAATAACCAACCAGCGCAGTAAGAGCCATCCCGATGAACAGCGCTCCCGTAATTCGCCGTGCCAGCAGGATCAAGGTAACAAACAGGCCGAAGATCGTCAGCAGCGTGACGGAGCGGTGCAAATCCCCAAAGGTCACCAAATTATCCGGATTCGCTACAACGATACCGGACATCCGCAACCCAAGAAAAGCAATGAACAAACCGATTCCTGCCGTAATCCCGAATTTGAGCGAATCGGGAATGGCGCGGATCAGCGCTTCCCGCAGCGGCGTCAGGCTGAGCAGCAGAAACAGAATCCCGGCGATAAATACCGTACCAAGCACCGTCTGATACGTTAGCCCAGTAGAAGCAACTACGCTCGTAAAATAAGCATTAAGACCCATACCCGGTGCAATCGCAATCGGGTGTTTGGCGAACAGCGCATAAAGAGAGTACCGACGACCGCAGAAATGACGGTAGCCATGAAGACTTGCTTGAATGGAATCCCTGCCGCAGAGAGAATAGCCGGGTTGACGACCAGGATATACGCCATAGCCAGAAATGTCGTGATGCCGGCCAGCACCTCGGTCTTGATGTTCGTTCCGTGCTGCTCCAGCTTAAAATATTTATTCAGAGCCTTGTTCATATCAATCATAGTTCTCCCTTCTGTCAAAAAGGCGTTATGTATTAGTATTAACCATTTTGAACCTCCCTTATTTTCCAGTGATCGCGCTTGTTAGTCAAGCCTGATCCTCACGTTATCCAAAGGATTGTTCTCAAATTCACAACTAATATAGTATAATCTCATTAACGAGATTTAATAGGCCGTTCGAACTATAGACACGAACGAACCCTATTATCACCGAACAGACATACGAAGTTAAGTTAAAAGGAGCCCAACTATGATGACTAGTAACGGTAAGCAGCAGAAATTCGCCCTAATTACGGGGGGCAGCCGAGGCATCGGCAAAGCGATTACGCTGGAGTTCGCCAAATCCGGCATTCATGTCATGATCAATTATTATGGCGATGACAAGGAAGCAGCCGATGTAAAGCGGCAAGCTGAGTCCTATGGCGTGCGGGCAGAGGTGTTCCATGCGGATGTTAGCAACTCGGCCCAGGTCAAGGAGATGTTCGCGGCGGTTGACGAACATTTCGGAAGGCTCGATATTCTGGTGAACAACGCAGGCATTGCCCAGGCGGTAAAAGTAACCGAGATGACCGATGAACAGTGGGATCGCATGCTCAAAATTCATCTTTACGGCGCCTTCTATACTTCCCGCGAAGCAGCGTCCCGCATGCTGGCCCAGAAGGCCGGAAAAATCATTAACGTCACTTCCGACCTGGCCAGGCAAGGAAGTGCGGAGCTAGCGCATTACTCGGCCGCAAAGGGCGGCGTCACTTCACTGACGAAATCGCTGGCAAAAGAGCTTGCTCCTTTTGTGCTCGTGAATGCCGTGGCGCCGGGCGGTACCTTCTCCGATGTCCGATCATCGCTCGAGGAAGGAACGCAAAGCGGGGATTCCCGTCATCTGCTAGGCCGGTTGGCGTTCCCTCAGGAGATTGCGAGATCGGTGATGTTTCTCGCTTCGGACGATGCCAACATATACACCGGGCAGGTGCTGGGTGCTAACGGAGGCAGCGTGATGAACGGGTAATACGACATTCATGCCGAGCTTATTGCAGGTTCGGGTTATAGATCAATCCAAAATCGGGTACATCGCGATCGAGAGATGTTACCCGATTTTTTGTCGAGACCGTTTATTTTTGCAGAAAAAGAGGGAGAGGAGAAGACATGATCCGGGTTTGTTCGACTGGAGTGGACATTGCACAGGCCGATTTCATTTTTCAAAATAAGATAACCGTTAGTTCAGCCCAAATAGAAACAATGTTCCATAACCGAGCACCGTCAAACCGACCGACCCGAGCAGCCCTGCCCAGAAAGGCTTAATCCCCAGCCGCCGGAATACAGCCAGATCGACCCCGAGCCCCAGCCCGGCCATGGCTACGGCAATCAGCAAATAAGCGGCCGCAACGGTCAAGCTGGCTACATTGCCGGGAATAACCCCCAGCGTATTCCCTCCGCTCATGAGAAGAAATCCAAGGATAAACCAGGGAATTTGAATCTTCTGTTGGGTCTCCTCCGCCTCTGGCTGGGCATCACAGCTTGCCGATTGCCGAGTCTGCCGTTCCTTGCGGCGCATCCACATGCCCAGCCCAAGCGATACCGGCACAAGCATGGCTACCCGCGCCAGCTTCACGACAACAGCGATATCCTCGGCTTCTCTTCCTCCAGGCGCTGCTGCGGCGATGACATGAGCTATTTCGTGCAGCGTAGCTCCTGCGAATACCCCGTAGCCGTGAGCGGACAGACCCAACAGCGGATATAGAAGGCTATAAATTAAAGTGAACAAGGTGCCCAGAATAGCAACGACAGCCGCTCCGATCGCAGTCTCTTCGTCTTTGGCCTGTACCTGCGGCGCTATGGCGACGACCGCGGCAGCTCCGCATATCGCGGTTCCGCAGGCGGTCAAAAGCCCAAGCTGGCCGGAAATCTTCATCCATTTCGCCAGGCTGGCCACAACGGCGATCGTAAATGCAATATGGAGCACCGCCATAACAAGCACTTTTGGACCTGCTTGAATAATACTTTGTAAGTTAAGCCTCATCCCGAGCATAATAATCCCGAGACGAAGCAATTTTTTGCTGGAAAAGGAGACGCCGCCCGCGATCCGCTCGGGAACGCCGACGGCCGCCCGCCAAACCAGTCCAAGCATAATGGCGATCACGAGATGTCCCATTACGCCTAGCAGCGGCAAGCAGGATAAATACTTCGCCGCCACAGCCAGCAGCACGGTTAATCCGATGCCCTGCACAAAACCGATGCCCTGTCTCCGTTTGAACGGTACAACTTTCGTCTGTGACTGTACAGTTTGTGCCATGAAAATCACTCCAAGACTCGTATTGTCGAAACAGCGCTGATTCATGTTTACTATAAATCCATGTACACCGGATGTGAAATACGAATCTGCTATCTGAACCATAAGCAGGACTGATGATTCGGGCGCTATCCTATTTCCCTGGTTCAAAACGAAAGGATCATGGTACCGGATAGATTGAGACTCATCTCGAAGAAGGCTACAATGGGATTATCGAAAGGGGAAGTGAATATGATCGTCGACACCCTGCGTGTCTTTGTTACGGTTGCAGAACAACGTCATTTCTCAAAGGCCGCAGAACTTCTGAACATGTCCCAGCCTGGCGTAAGCCAGCATATTCGCAATATGGAGAACGAGCTCGGCACGAAACTGATGCTGCGCTCACCCAAGCAGGTGAAATTGACAGAGGAAGGAACCATCCTGTACCGGAAAGCCAAACAGATTTTAAGCCTGTACGAGGAAGCGAAGCAGCAAATCCATTTGCTGCATGAAGTGGTAACCGGCTCGATTCAAATCGGCGCCAGCTTCACGATCGGGGAATATATTCTGCCTCGGCTTCTCGCTAAATTTGCCGGACAGTATCCGGAGGTCGATCTTCAACTGACGATCGGCAATACGGAGGAAATCGTGGCGGGAATCCGCTCCAACGATCTCGATCTTGCGCTCGTAGAGGGCACTGTGGAAGAACATCCTGATTTGATCATCACTCCTTACATGCAGGATGAAATGATCGTTGTGGCGGCGAGGAATCACCCGTTAGCTGCGGCAGCGGCATTGGAGCCGGCTGACCTGGCCAATCAAAATTGGATCATCCGCGAAATCGGTTCGGGCACCCGCGCCTTTAGCGATCATTTCCTGCAGGCGAACGGATTGACCGCCAAGCGGTCCTATGTATTCAATAGCAGCCAGGGCGTGAAAGAGGCGGTATCGGCAGGCCTGGGGATTGCCGTACTCTCGCGCCTGGCCGTCCGCAAGGAGCTGGGGAACGGTGAGCTCTGCGAGCTGGCGGTAAACGGACCGGCCATGAAGCGGGAGCTGTCCGTCATTCGCAACAGACAAGGCTCCCTCACCTTGGCGGCGGAGATGTTCCAGCGGGAGGTACAGGAGCGGCAACAGGCGGCGGAATGGACCTGCGATTTACCCAAACTGGCCGACCATCTCTAAGCTCAAGGCATACGCCAGGTTGCCAGCGGGCGCAGGAAGCCTCCTTGAGGACTGGCCCCTACTCCGCTGTCCTGTTCCCCTCGTTCTCCACGTAGTATTTGAGCATGGACAGCTTGTTGTCCCAAAATTGCTCAAAGTAATTCAACCAATACTGCAGCTCCTGCAGCGGCTCCGGGTCAAGACGGTACCTGGTCTCCCGGCCTACCTTCCGTTCCCGGACCAGCCCGGCTGAGGACAGGACATGCAGATGCTTGGATACGGCGGTACGGCTCATCGGAAAGTGTCCGCTGATCTCCTTGACGGGCATTTCCTGCCTGCTGAGCAAACTCAGCAATTGCCGGCGGGTCGGGTCGGCTATGGCCTGGAACACATCGTACTTCGGGGCTTCCGACATGCTCAGCCTTCCACGTAAGAGGCCAGCTTCTGCACCAGTCCGCCCCAGCCTTGGTCCATACGGGGACGCACAATGGAATGAGCCTCTCCGAACTCCGTAACCTGATCGGCGCTCCAGCCGCTATGAATCAGCGTGAACTCCGTTTGCCCGCCTGCTTCTACCAGCTCAAAGGACAACGTCCAATCTTTCCCCCATGTAAAAGAAAGCCGATGCGGCGGCTGAATCTCCGTCACCTTGCAGGGCGAGTTGCCAAATGGTCCGGCATTCAGCACGAATTCGAACCCCTCCTTCGGTTCAAAATTGTTTGGCATAAACCAAGCAGCGATTCCCTCCGATGTGGCCACAGCCTCCCACACTTTGCCGATGGGTGCGTTCACTACAATCGTGCGCCGTATATCCGGAAGCGATCCGCCGTTTGTTTGTTGGTCTTTGTTCATATCCACACTGCTCCTTATCGATTGTTGAATTTATCTCTGCGCATAATATGAAACCTTTTGGTTTCCAATTCAATGGTATGACACCCAAA from Paenibacillus woosongensis includes the following:
- a CDS encoding putative bifunctional diguanylate cyclase/phosphodiesterase, producing the protein MTIRRHFSYTTGIIFLAGLGLALLSEYHPLHLIFGISLVFTNLVLLLLTRLYGAGWGLFTATLVYAASIFVWGNPLFQGVLWLEIVFLCLSTHWGKRIRTTIGADFIFWVAAGIPLFFLLYYLSYRSLSIETWLIAAIYISNGLFNVLVADAIWEYLPSKYFYIHRADRDKPIYLNKLLYHILFLAIALPFVFYLLMNSRNTYDSVRYNSLQVALHTSSSISSELDRWSPDDIRRLEHPGKGGLEELQRVIEFFSADRSYHIMVLDPRHEQIVADSGNDSPQHSVTQLLPLPTNSVIQGDLYLHMPEKRLRLLPNQEWQEASYIYGTTLKRVPFILYVMVPLQPYQEQIYSQYLTQFIYFLLFMIAAAVASRWVTRRLVRGLSELADITTGLPSKVYHSRSLEWPESRIYEIRSLTVNFRQMTNKLLSMFQESLTSNQLLQEQTFQLQQSEKKLQELAYYDGLTGLPNRLHFTEYIGSLGIHYGPEHSFAVMFADLNRFKQINDTLGHETGDILLQKVASRFSLLVSDQLRVFRLSGDEFVFVYHFHDTASVQQAAQAICDALNEPVTINDIVLYVSVSIGISIYPYDGDNLDLIMRNADIAMYVAKEQGDSSYHFYDQMIENQRSENMKLENSLRSALLTGQFSLNYQPKIDAHTGRISGAEALIRWVHPAYGFVPPDKFIPLAETSGIIMDIDEWVVTEACRQNKVWQEQGLPRFPIAVNLSARHFYQGNLIGMISRVLKKTRLDPRDLILEITEGSLIKSAEYVIKVMADLRAMGITISLDDFGTGYSSLSQLQRLPIHEMKLDRSFIQGLAHDPKKSAIVRAVIELGHHMELNIVAEGIESQEELHYLRNLKCDQFQGYLFSGPLREKEFARFVKQWNGSKWIG
- a CDS encoding sensor domain-containing diguanylate cyclase, producing the protein MHKEAELIHQKNMLMLKILWGFFAIANIINLIVEGKLAPVYPLVGLILLALLTGVVLQKRWASFTMLLTVCFLFVFFYFLITGDPYLPNFIFMALAPLLSLFYHDFRAVLLSGILFILSSVYFFFAYSEVLFPGLQGREVSYLISYGVFITAFSVIHTKLTRNLWRRAGQSEERLRTILDSVSIGIWTLDLSTMKADVSDGFEQLTGFSAKSFRSNSNQFDELVYPEDEEQFHKFQQEMIIGRRSAVSEYRIICRNGTVKWVQNRGTPYFNHLNHMVRLEGVMIDITDRKQMEEKIEHLAYHDELTGLPNRTLFSKRFEEYASQGKFSLAVLFIDLNDFKEVNDTFGHDAGDLLLKDIANRLTGIVREQDMVCRLGGDEFLVLLVDIDETRVVKVADRIKASLSEGYLYQGYRLTAGASIGFSVAPSGTGDLEEMIRQADEAMYGAKKSRVRQYLSQQEGVASHEA
- a CDS encoding SDR family NAD(P)-dependent oxidoreductase yields the protein MTSNGKQQKFALITGGSRGIGKAITLEFAKSGIHVMINYYGDDKEAADVKRQAESYGVRAEVFHADVSNSAQVKEMFAAVDEHFGRLDILVNNAGIAQAVKVTEMTDEQWDRMLKIHLYGAFYTSREAASRMLAQKAGKIINVTSDLARQGSAELAHYSAAKGGVTSLTKSLAKELAPFVLVNAVAPGGTFSDVRSSLEEGTQSGDSRHLLGRLAFPQEIARSVMFLASDDANIYTGQVLGANGGSVMNG
- a CDS encoding YeiH family protein, which gives rise to MAQTVQSQTKVVPFKRRQGIGFVQGIGLTVLLAVAAKYLSCLPLLGVMGHLVIAIMLGLVWRAAVGVPERIAGGVSFSSKKLLRLGIIMLGMRLNLQSIIQAGPKVLVMAVLHIAFTIAVVASLAKWMKISGQLGLLTACGTAICGAAAVVAIAPQVQAKDEETAIGAAVVAILGTLFTLIYSLLYPLLGLSAHGYGVFAGATLHEIAHVIAAAAPGGREAEDIAVVVKLARVAMLVPVSLGLGMWMRRKERQTRQSASCDAQPEAEETQQKIQIPWFILGFLLMSGGNTLGVIPGNVASLTVAAAYLLIAVAMAGLGLGVDLAVFRRLGIKPFWAGLLGSVGLTVLGYGTLFLFGLN
- a CDS encoding LysR family transcriptional regulator, with amino-acid sequence MIVDTLRVFVTVAEQRHFSKAAELLNMSQPGVSQHIRNMENELGTKLMLRSPKQVKLTEEGTILYRKAKQILSLYEEAKQQIHLLHEVVTGSIQIGASFTIGEYILPRLLAKFAGQYPEVDLQLTIGNTEEIVAGIRSNDLDLALVEGTVEEHPDLIITPYMQDEMIVVAARNHPLAAAAALEPADLANQNWIIREIGSGTRAFSDHFLQANGLTAKRSYVFNSSQGVKEAVSAGLGIAVLSRLAVRKELGNGELCELAVNGPAMKRELSVIRNRQGSLTLAAEMFQREVQERQQAAEWTCDLPKLADHL
- a CDS encoding ArsR/SmtB family transcription factor, encoding MSEAPKYDVFQAIADPTRRQLLSLLSRQEMPVKEISGHFPMSRTAVSKHLHVLSSAGLVRERKVGRETRYRLDPEPLQELQYWLNYFEQFWDNKLSMLKYYVENEGNRTAE
- a CDS encoding SRPBCC family protein codes for the protein MNKDQQTNGGSLPDIRRTIVVNAPIGKVWEAVATSEGIAAWFMPNNFEPKEGFEFVLNAGPFGNSPCKVTEIQPPHRLSFTWGKDWTLSFELVEAGGQTEFTLIHSGWSADQVTEFGEAHSIVRPRMDQGWGGLVQKLASYVEG